Proteins encoded in a region of the Candidatus Providencia siddallii genome:
- the fumC gene encoding class II fumarate hydratase: MEKTRIEKDSFGTIEVPDNRLWGAQTQRSLKYFCISTEKMPISLIRALAIVKKASAIVNIDLGLLKKEYGLAIISAADEILSNKHINEFPLVIWQTGSGTQTNMNMNEVLANRASEILGSKKGIGRIIHPNDDVNKNQSSNDVFPTAMHISVILNICENLLPEVKNLFNTLNIKAKEFKNVIKIGRTHLQDATPLTLGQEISGWSSMLMNNFVHIENSLSHVREIALGGTAVGTGLNTHSEYSIMVAEKISELTKHLFITSPNKFESISTCDALVHSHGSLKGLAVSLMKISNDIRWLSSGPRCGIGEIFIPENEPGSSIMPGKVNPTQCESLNMICAQVMGNDVSINIGGSSGNFELNVFRPMLIYNFLQSVELLSDGIKSFNKNCVIGIKANYKRINELLNKSLMLVTILNTHIGYDKSAEIAKKAYKENLTLKESALALNYLTEEQFDKFVRPENMIGDINL; encoded by the coding sequence ATGGAAAAAACTCGTATAGAAAAAGATTCTTTTGGAACAATTGAAGTACCTGATAATAGATTATGGGGGGCACAAACTCAACGTTCTTTAAAATATTTTTGTATTTCAACAGAAAAAATGCCAATATCTTTAATACGTGCTTTAGCAATAGTTAAAAAAGCTTCTGCTATTGTAAATATTGATTTAGGATTATTAAAAAAAGAATATGGATTAGCAATTATTTCTGCTGCTGATGAAATTTTATCTAATAAACATATAAATGAATTTCCTCTTGTTATATGGCAAACTGGTTCTGGTACTCAAACTAATATGAATATGAATGAAGTTTTAGCTAATAGAGCAAGCGAAATTCTTGGAAGTAAAAAAGGAATTGGACGTATTATTCATCCTAATGATGATGTAAATAAAAATCAAAGTTCTAATGATGTTTTTCCAACTGCAATGCATATTTCAGTTATTTTAAATATTTGTGAAAATTTATTACCTGAAGTAAAAAATTTGTTTAATACATTAAATATAAAAGCAAAAGAATTTAAAAATGTAATCAAAATAGGCAGAACTCATTTACAAGATGCTACACCGTTAACTTTAGGTCAAGAAATTTCAGGTTGGTCGTCTATGTTAATGAATAATTTTGTACACATAGAAAATTCGTTATCTCATGTTCGTGAAATAGCTTTAGGAGGTACAGCAGTAGGTACAGGATTAAATACTCATTCAGAATATTCAATAATGGTTGCCGAAAAAATTTCTGAATTAACAAAACATCTTTTTATAACTTCTCCTAATAAGTTTGAATCTATTTCTACTTGTGATGCTTTAGTTCATTCTCATGGTTCATTAAAAGGTTTAGCAGTATCATTAATGAAAATATCAAATGATATTAGGTGGTTATCATCTGGACCACGTTGTGGTATTGGTGAAATTTTTATACCTGAAAATGAACCTGGAAGTTCAATTATGCCTGGTAAAGTTAATCCAACTCAATGTGAATCGTTAAATATGATTTGTGCTCAAGTAATGGGAAATGATGTATCTATTAATATAGGTGGATCATCAGGTAATTTTGAATTAAATGTTTTTCGTCCGATGTTAATATATAATTTTTTACAATCTGTAGAATTATTATCTGATGGTATTAAAAGTTTTAATAAAAATTGTGTTATAGGTATAAAAGCTAATTATAAACGTATTAATGAATTATTAAATAAATCTTTAATGCTTGTAACTATTTTAAATACACATATTGGTTATGATAAATCTGCTGAAATTGCAAAAAAAGCATATAAAGAAAACTTAACTCTTAAAGAATCAGCTTTAGCATTAAATTATTTAACAGAAGAGCAATTTGATAAATTTGTTCGTCCAGAAAATATGATTGGTGATATAAATTTATAA
- the rpoZ gene encoding DNA-directed RNA polymerase subunit omega, whose product MARITVQNAVEKIGNRFDLVLIAARRARQLQTGIKNSLVPEENDKPTVIALRELEKGLINSDILNKYEYQEYENKKQIKFNHFLKI is encoded by the coding sequence ATGGCTCGAATAACAGTACAAAATGCAGTAGAAAAAATAGGTAATCGTTTTGATTTAGTATTAATAGCAGCACGAAGAGCTCGTCAATTACAAACAGGAATAAAAAATTCTTTAGTTCCTGAAGAAAATGATAAACCTACAGTTATAGCATTACGAGAACTAGAAAAAGGATTAATTAATTCTGATATTTTAAACAAATATGAATATCAAGAATATGAAAATAAAAAACAAATAAAATTCAATCATTTTCTTAAAATATAA
- the gmk gene encoding guanylate kinase, which yields MTQGILYIISAPSGTGKSSLINSLLKNYIFNNIKVSISYTTRTIRSGEKNGKHYFFISKSKFLKKIKNNDFLEYAYIFENYYGTSKIMIEKLLNNYTDVILNIDWQGALQIRKKILKTRSIFILPPSKTQLFHRLKTRGQDNKETIKKRISYAINEIEHFNEYDYLIINDDFNTALNDLQSIIRSEHLKLKYQIKKTNILINNFLKK from the coding sequence ATGACACAAGGTATATTATATATTATTTCAGCACCAAGCGGGACAGGAAAATCAAGCTTAATTAATTCTCTATTAAAGAATTATATTTTTAATAATATCAAAGTTTCTATTTCTTATACAACAAGAACAATTCGCTCTGGAGAAAAAAATGGAAAACATTATTTTTTCATTTCTAAAAGTAAATTTTTAAAAAAAATCAAAAATAATGATTTTTTAGAATATGCATATATTTTTGAAAATTATTATGGAACATCAAAAATAATGATAGAAAAATTATTAAATAATTACACAGATGTTATTCTTAATATAGATTGGCAAGGAGCTTTACAAATAAGAAAAAAAATATTAAAAACACGTAGTATTTTTATTCTTCCTCCATCAAAAACACAACTTTTTCATAGATTAAAAACACGTGGACAAGATAATAAAGAAACAATAAAAAAACGTATTTCATACGCTATAAATGAAATAGAACATTTTAATGAATATGATTATTTAATTATAAATGATGATTTTAATACAGCTTTAAATGATTTACAATCAATTATACGAAGTGAGCATTTAAAACTAAAATACCAAATAAAAAAAACTAATATTTTAATTAACAATTTCTTAAAAAAATAA
- the aroE gene encoding shikimate dehydrogenase, with the protein MKIFALFGNPIIHSKSPFIYKMYAKQIGISIKYKKISTSKKNFKKDIINFFLNGGHGANITSPFKEIAFKIVSKTTKRAQICGSVNTIIKLNDNFLLGDNTDGIGLLLDLKQNNYIHTNSNILILGAGGSTRGILHPLLNYGCNITLINRTFYKANKLIHIFTKFGNIKCKKNNENIITNFDLIINATSSSMNNEMPKITTKIFKKNTIYYDLFYQNKLTPFLKYAKNNKANKLSDGLGMLVWQAAISFKCWFGKIPDVIPVLLKLKKNKTHI; encoded by the coding sequence ATGAAAATTTTTGCACTTTTTGGAAATCCAATAATTCATAGTAAATCACCTTTTATATATAAAATGTATGCAAAACAAATAGGAATTTCTATTAAATACAAAAAAATTTCGACTTCAAAAAAAAATTTTAAAAAAGATATAATTAATTTTTTTTTAAATGGTGGTCATGGAGCAAATATCACATCACCATTTAAAGAAATAGCATTCAAAATAGTTTCAAAAACAACTAAAAGAGCACAAATCTGTGGTTCAGTTAATACAATAATTAAATTAAATGACAATTTTTTGCTTGGTGATAATACAGATGGAATAGGTTTATTATTAGATTTAAAACAAAATAATTATATTCATACTAATAGTAATATATTAATATTAGGTGCTGGAGGTTCTACTCGCGGCATATTACACCCATTATTAAATTATGGATGTAATATTACTTTAATAAACAGAACTTTTTATAAAGCAAATAAATTAATTCATATTTTTACAAAATTCGGAAATATAAAATGTAAGAAAAACAATGAAAATATTATAACTAATTTTGATTTAATCATTAACGCAACATCTTCAAGCATGAATAATGAAATGCCAAAAATAACTACAAAAATTTTTAAAAAAAATACTATTTATTATGATTTATTTTATCAAAATAAATTAACACCTTTTTTAAAATATGCAAAAAATAATAAAGCTAATAAACTTTCTGATGGATTAGGTATGCTTGTTTGGCAAGCAGCAATATCTTTTAAATGTTGGTTTGGAAAAATACCAGACGTAATTCCAGTATTATTAAAATTAAAAAAAAATAAAACTCATATATAA
- a CDS encoding Sua5/YciO/YrdC/YwlC family protein: protein MKNKYIENAIKYLNKKKIIAYPTESVFGLGCDPDCEIAVNTLLKLKQRSIEKGFILISNNYQNFKKYINDNSLTEKQKKIMFSTWPGHITWTIQAKITTPKWLTGKFDTLAIRIINYEPIKTLCNKYGKPIISTSANLNGQKPCKTKNEVIKLFKNIYVIDGLIGGSTKQSEIRNSKTGEIYRKG, encoded by the coding sequence ATGAAAAATAAATACATAGAAAATGCGATTAAATATCTAAATAAAAAAAAAATTATTGCATATCCAACTGAATCAGTATTTGGTTTAGGTTGTGATCCAGATTGTGAAATTGCAGTAAATACTTTACTAAAACTAAAACAGCGTTCAATAGAAAAAGGTTTTATACTTATTTCTAACAATTATCAAAATTTTAAAAAATATATAAATGATAATTCTTTAACTGAAAAACAAAAAAAAATTATGTTTTCTACATGGCCTGGACATATAACATGAACTATTCAAGCAAAAATAACAACACCAAAATGGTTAACAGGTAAATTTGACACATTAGCTATAAGAATTATTAATTATGAACCTATTAAAACTTTATGCAACAAATATGGAAAACCTATTATATCAACAAGTGCTAATTTAAATGGACAAAAACCATGTAAAACAAAAAATGAAGTTATTAAACTTTTTAAAAATATATATGTTATCGACGGATTAATTGGAGGATCAACAAAACAATCTGAAATTAGAAATTCAAAAACTGGTGAAATATATCGAAAAGGATAA
- the def gene encoding peptide deformylase: MSNLNILSYPDKRLRIIAKHINKVNIKIQRIIDEMINIMYEKKGIGLAATQVNVHHRIFVINNTELSEKNNIFINPEILNRSGEIYIKEGCLSIPNQYAFILRSKHIKVRALNYNGNLFEIEANDLLAVCIQHEIDHLFGKLFIDYLSFLKRQRICKKLKKIDKFKNIILN; this comes from the coding sequence ATGTCAAATTTAAATATATTATCTTATCCAGATAAACGATTACGTATAATAGCCAAACATATTAATAAAGTTAATATAAAAATTCAACGAATTATAGATGAAATGATTAATATTATGTATGAAAAAAAAGGTATTGGTCTTGCTGCAACACAAGTTAATGTTCATCATCGTATTTTTGTAATTAATAATACTGAATTATCTGAAAAAAATAATATATTTATTAATCCAGAAATATTAAATAGATCAGGTGAAATTTATATAAAAGAAGGATGTCTTTCGATACCAAATCAATATGCATTTATATTAAGATCTAAACATATTAAGGTTCGTGCATTAAATTATAACGGTAATTTATTTGAGATTGAAGCTAATGATCTTTTAGCTGTTTGTATTCAACATGAAATAGATCATCTTTTTGGAAAATTATTTATTGATTACTTATCTTTTTTAAAACGTCAACGTATTTGTAAAAAATTAAAAAAAATTGATAAATTTAAAAATATTATTTTAAATTAA
- the fmt gene encoding methionyl-tRNA formyltransferase has product MFKQLKIIFAGTTDFAAKHLLTLIKNNYQIVGVITTCDKPSGRGKKIKKNPVKILSEKYFISFSQPINFKNIEIHQWIKYKKVDLLIVVAYGLILPQSILDIPKLGCINVHASLLPRWRGPAPIQYSIHSGDDKTGITIIKMDVGIDTGDILYKSIIPIKKNDTSATLCDKLSKIGSISLIKVIKLILNNKCNYEKQNNNFASYTKKILKKEAKINWNESAIQIERYVRAFNPWPISYFLLEKQLIKVWKVEVISESYSKIPGTIVSVDKKGIYIATGNNTLNLIQLQLPGKKSVDIRNIINYYKKFFIPNQILK; this is encoded by the coding sequence GTGTTTAAACAGTTAAAAATTATTTTTGCAGGAACAACAGATTTTGCAGCTAAACATTTGTTAACATTAATTAAAAATAATTATCAAATAGTTGGTGTTATTACTACTTGTGATAAACCATCAGGTAGAGGTAAAAAAATAAAAAAAAATCCTGTTAAAATTCTTTCTGAAAAATATTTCATATCTTTTTCTCAACCGATTAATTTTAAAAATATAGAAATTCATCAATGGATTAAATATAAAAAAGTTGATTTATTAATTGTGGTTGCATATGGATTAATTTTACCACAATCTATATTAGATATACCTAAGTTAGGATGTATAAATGTTCATGCTTCTTTGTTACCTCGTTGGAGAGGACCAGCACCAATTCAATATTCTATTCATTCTGGAGACGATAAAACTGGTATAACTATTATAAAAATGGATGTTGGTATAGATACTGGTGATATACTTTATAAATCAATTATACCTATAAAGAAAAATGATACTAGTGCAACGTTATGTGATAAATTATCCAAAATAGGTTCGATTTCATTAATAAAAGTTATTAAATTAATTTTAAATAATAAATGTAATTATGAAAAACAAAATAATAATTTTGCAAGTTATACTAAAAAAATTTTAAAAAAAGAAGCAAAAATAAATTGGAATGAAAGTGCTATTCAAATTGAACGGTATGTTCGTGCATTTAATCCATGGCCTATAAGTTATTTTTTATTAGAAAAACAATTAATAAAAGTATGAAAAGTTGAAGTAATTTCAGAATCGTATTCCAAAATACCAGGAACAATTGTTAGTGTAGATAAAAAAGGAATATATATTGCTACTGGTAATAATACTTTAAATTTAATTCAATTACAGTTACCAGGTAAAAAATCGGTTGATATACGAAATATAATTAATTATTATAAAAAATTTTTTATACCTAATCAAATTTTAAAATAA
- the trkA gene encoding Trk system potassium transporter TrkA: MKIIILGAGKVGITLAENLVNKNNDITIVDLNANRLRLLQKQFDLRVVNGYGSHPCVLKDAGAKNTDMLIAVTNSDEVNMIACQIAHSIFSIPKKVARIRSSEYMRESKKLFLYEQIPIDYLISPEQIVIDYIFNVIKYPGALQVVSFAEGKISLVSIKAYYGGYLIGKTLLNLHKHISDVNVYIVAIFRKKKTVKPKGSTVIEVDDEIFFIVSTEHIRIVISEFQRLERSYKRLMIVGGGNIGFGLAKKLEKKYNIKLIEKNKQRAIKLAEFLHNTIIFHGNASDQELLSEEHVEQMDIFIALTDNDEINIMSSMLAKKIGVKKVVSLIQNSAYLGLIKDKTIDIALSPQQATISSLLRHVRKAEIINVFSLKKCAAEVIEAVVDKNKNTSKIINKKISDIKFPEGVIIGAIIKKDEVIIASDNYIIEHNDHLIIFISDKNSVSDIEQIFQFNNFL; this comes from the coding sequence ATGAAAATTATCATTTTAGGTGCAGGTAAAGTTGGAATAACACTTGCTGAAAATTTAGTTAATAAAAATAATGATATTACTATTGTTGATTTAAATGCAAATAGATTACGTCTTTTGCAAAAACAATTTGATTTACGTGTTGTAAATGGATACGGATCTCATCCTTGTGTGCTTAAAGATGCTGGAGCAAAAAATACTGATATGTTAATAGCTGTAACTAATTCTGATGAAGTAAATATGATTGCTTGTCAGATAGCTCATTCTATTTTTAGTATACCTAAAAAAGTTGCTCGTATTAGATCATCTGAGTATATGCGTGAATCAAAAAAGTTATTTTTATATGAACAAATTCCTATAGATTATTTAATTTCTCCTGAACAAATAGTTATAGATTATATATTTAATGTTATTAAATATCCTGGAGCATTACAAGTTGTTAGTTTTGCAGAAGGTAAAATTAGTCTTGTTTCAATAAAAGCTTATTATGGTGGATATCTTATAGGAAAAACGCTTTTAAATTTACATAAGCATATATCTGATGTTAATGTTTATATTGTTGCGATTTTTCGTAAAAAAAAAACTGTTAAACCAAAAGGATCTACAGTTATAGAAGTTGATGATGAAATATTTTTTATTGTATCTACTGAACATATTAGAATAGTAATAAGTGAATTTCAACGGCTTGAAAGATCTTATAAACGATTAATGATTGTTGGAGGTGGAAATATTGGTTTTGGTTTAGCTAAAAAATTAGAAAAGAAATATAATATTAAACTTATTGAAAAAAATAAACAACGTGCTATTAAACTTGCTGAATTTTTACATAATACAATTATTTTTCATGGTAATGCATCAGATCAAGAATTACTATCTGAAGAACATGTTGAACAAATGGATATATTTATTGCATTAACTGATAATGATGAAATTAATATTATGTCATCTATGTTGGCAAAAAAGATTGGTGTAAAAAAAGTTGTATCGCTTATTCAAAATTCAGCTTATCTTGGTTTAATAAAAGATAAAACAATTGATATTGCTTTATCTCCTCAACAAGCTACTATTTCTTCTTTACTAAGACATGTTAGAAAAGCAGAAATTATTAATGTTTTTTCTTTAAAAAAATGTGCAGCAGAAGTAATTGAGGCTGTTGTTGATAAAAATAAAAATACATCAAAAATAATTAATAAAAAAATTTCAGATATAAAATTTCCTGAAGGAGTTATAATTGGAGCAATAATAAAGAAAGATGAAGTTATTATTGCATCAGATAATTATATTATTGAACATAATGATCATTTAATAATATTTATTTCAGATAAAAATTCTGTTTCAGATATTGAACAAATATTTCAATTTAATAATTTTTTATAA
- the rplQ gene encoding 50S ribosomal protein L17 has translation MRHSKNRCKLNKSSSHRKIMFRNMINSLINHELIKTTLSKAKELRRIIEPIITVAKIDNVSNRRLAFAKIRNNKTVTKLFNILGPNFLNRTGGYTRILKCGYRIGDKAPMAYISFTNYNIKHKKDNKS, from the coding sequence ATGCGTCATAGTAAAAATCGTTGCAAATTAAATAAAAGCAGTAGTCATAGAAAAATTATGTTTAGAAATATGATAAATTCTTTAATTAATCATGAATTAATTAAAACAACTTTATCTAAAGCAAAAGAACTACGTCGCATAATTGAACCTATAATTACTGTTGCTAAAATAGATAATGTATCTAATAGACGATTGGCATTTGCTAAAATTCGTAATAATAAAACAGTAACTAAATTATTCAATATATTAGGACCAAACTTTTTAAATAGAACTGGAGGATATACTCGTATTCTTAAATGTGGATATCGAATTGGTGATAAAGCACCAATGGCATATATTAGTTTTACTAATTATAATATTAAACATAAAAAAGATAATAAAAGTTAA
- a CDS encoding DNA-directed RNA polymerase subunit alpha → MQNSVTNFLKPRLVNIEQISSTHAKITLEPLERGFGHTLGNALRRILLSSLPGCAVTEVEIDGILHEYSTKEGVQEDILEIILNLKGLAIKVFNKNEVILTLNKNGIGPVTADDINQNEDFEIVNPKYVICNLTNKNASINMKIKVQRGRGYIPAYTRVHLEENNRSIGRLLVDACYSPIERISYNIEAARVEQRTDLDKLIIEMETNGTIDPEEAIRCAATILSEQLESFIDLRNIKQPEIEEKKPEFEPILLRPVDDLELTVRSANCLKAEAIHYIGDLVQRTEVELLKTPNLGKKSLTEIKDVLASRGFSLGMRLENWPPASISDD, encoded by the coding sequence ATGCAGAATTCTGTAACAAATTTTCTAAAACCACGCTTAGTAAATATAGAGCAAATAAGTTCCACACATGCAAAAATAACACTCGAACCTTTAGAACGAGGTTTTGGACATACGCTTGGTAATGCATTGAGACGTATTTTACTATCATCTTTACCAGGTTGCGCAGTAACAGAAGTTGAAATAGACGGTATATTACATGAGTACAGTACAAAAGAAGGTGTTCAAGAAGATATTCTTGAAATTATTTTAAATCTAAAAGGATTAGCAATAAAAGTTTTTAATAAAAATGAAGTTATTTTGACATTAAATAAAAATGGTATTGGTCCTGTGACTGCAGATGATATAAATCAAAATGAAGATTTTGAAATCGTTAATCCAAAATATGTTATTTGTAATCTTACTAACAAAAATGCATCTATTAATATGAAAATAAAAGTACAACGTGGACGTGGATATATTCCAGCATACACAAGAGTCCATTTAGAAGAAAATAATCGATCAATTGGTCGTTTATTAGTAGATGCGTGTTATAGTCCTATAGAACGTATTTCATATAATATTGAAGCCGCTCGTGTTGAACAAAGAACTGATCTGGATAAATTAATAATCGAAATGGAAACAAACGGTACAATAGATCCTGAAGAAGCTATTCGTTGCGCAGCTACTATTTTATCTGAACAACTTGAATCTTTTATTGATTTACGTAATATAAAACAACCTGAAATTGAAGAAAAAAAACCAGAATTTGAACCAATATTATTACGTCCAGTCGATGATTTAGAATTAACTGTACGATCTGCTAATTGTTTAAAAGCAGAAGCTATCCATTATATCGGTGATTTAGTTCAACGTACAGAAGTTGAATTACTTAAAACTCCTAATCTTGGAAAAAAATCTCTTACTGAAATTAAAGATGTTTTAGCATCTCGTGGTTTTTCTTTAGGAATGCGTTTAGAAAATTGGCCACCAGCAAGTATTTCCGATGATTAA
- the rpsD gene encoding 30S ribosomal protein S4: MAKYLRAKLKLSRREGTDLFLKSGICAIESKCKLNHAPGQHGAKKHRLSDYGIQLREKQKVKRIYGILERQFHNYYKKATRLKGNTGENLLTLLEKRLDNVVYRMGFGSTRAEARQIVNHKSIMVNDNIINIPSFLVSKNDIISIREKAKKQTRIKSALLLSEQREKPSWLEIDSKKMKGIFKRIPERTDLSADINEHLIVELYSK; this comes from the coding sequence ATGGCAAAATATTTAAGAGCAAAACTGAAATTAAGTCGTCGTGAAGGAACTGATTTATTTTTAAAATCTGGAATTTGCGCTATTGAATCTAAATGTAAATTGAATCATGCACCAGGTCAACATGGAGCTAAAAAACATAGACTTTCTGATTATGGAATTCAATTACGTGAAAAACAAAAAGTTAAACGTATTTATGGTATTTTAGAACGTCAATTTCATAATTATTATAAAAAAGCTACTAGATTAAAAGGTAATACAGGAGAAAATTTACTCACACTTTTAGAAAAACGTTTAGATAATGTAGTTTATCGTATGGGATTTGGTTCAACTCGAGCAGAAGCACGTCAAATAGTAAATCATAAATCTATTATGGTAAATGATAATATTATCAATATACCTTCTTTTTTAGTTTCAAAAAATGATATTATCAGCATTCGAGAAAAAGCTAAAAAACAAACTCGCATTAAATCAGCTTTACTTTTATCAGAACAACGAGAAAAACCATCTTGGTTAGAAATAGATTCTAAAAAGATGAAAGGAATATTTAAACGAATTCCAGAGCGTACTGATTTATCTGCAGATATTAATGAACATCTGATAGTAGAGCTTTACTCTAAATAA
- the rpsM gene encoding 30S ribosomal protein S13: MARIAGINIPDHKHTVIALTSIFGIGKSRSQNICDTKNINRYTKISDLSDEEIDKIRDEITKYIIEGDLRRINTLNIKRLIDLGCYRGLRHRRNLPVRGQRTKTNARTRKGPRKSIKK, translated from the coding sequence ATGGCCCGTATAGCAGGCATAAATATTCCTGATCATAAACATACAGTAATAGCTTTAACATCGATCTTTGGAATAGGAAAAAGTCGTTCACAAAACATTTGCGACACAAAAAATATTAATAGATATACTAAAATTAGTGATTTATCCGATGAGGAAATAGATAAAATACGTGATGAAATTACAAAATATATTATAGAAGGTGATTTACGTAGAATAAATACATTAAATATAAAACGATTAATAGACCTTGGATGTTATCGTGGATTACGTCACCGACGTAATCTTCCAGTGCGAGGGCAACGAACGAAAACAAACGCAAGAACACGCAAAGGACCTCGTAAATCAATCAAGAAATAA
- the rpmJ gene encoding 50S ribosomal protein L36, whose translation MKVKTSVKKLCNNCKIVRRNGNIRIICKIEPRHKQRQG comes from the coding sequence ATGAAAGTAAAAACATCTGTAAAAAAATTATGTAATAATTGCAAAATTGTTCGTCGAAATGGTAATATTCGAATAATTTGCAAAATTGAACCAAGACATAAACAACGTCAAGGTTAA